Genomic DNA from Desulfurivibrio alkaliphilus AHT 2:
GCCAGCTTTTCCTCGATGGCCTGGCGGTTTCTGGCTTCCAGGGAATCAAGGATGCCGGAGAGTCGCAACTGTTTGAGCATGGGGATCAGTTCGGGCATGGGATTCATTGAGGTTCCTCCTTATCAGTGAAAAAGTTGTTGGCGCTGGAAGCGGCCCTGGCCCCGGTAGGCCATGCCGGCCGCCACCGGTTCCGTTTCCGGGGGCTGTTGGTCAAGCCCCTTGCCGAGGATGGTTTTGACCGTGATGTATTGGGGGCTGTCGTAGATCAGCGCTCGGTGACAGGCGGCCTCCAGCCGCTCCGGGCCGTATTTGCCGGCCAACCGGAGCACCCCTTGGGCCGCCCGGAGATGATCAACCACCCGGTGACTCAACAGCCGGTGGATCAGGCGGTGGCAGTGGGGGCCGATCTCACCGGCCTGCTTGAGACACCACTGGGGATCGCGCATCAGGTAGGCGACGGCGTCCGGCGGCAGATGATCGATACAGGTGGCCTTCTGGCCGGGACGGCCACAGCGGGGATGGATCGCCACCTGTTGATGCTGGTGGTAGATCTTGACGGTGTTTTCGGTCGCCTTGACCCACAGCTTCTTGTGCACCAGCTTGAAGGGAGCGGAGTAGTAAGCTTTGTCGAACTGGAGATGGCAGTTGCCGTGCAGCTTGTGCTCGGCCCAGACCGCCAACTCCGGGGCCACGGCGGGCAAAGGTTTAAGGAAGGCCTTCTCCGCCTCGGCGAACATGACCAACGGCTTTTGCTTGGTGGTGCCGTGGCTCCGGTTGCCGGCCGTTGCCAGCACCCACTCCTTAAGCTGGCGATTGGCATCGACCAGACTGCGGAACGTACGCAAGGGCAGGAAGTTGTTTTTGACGTATTTGACCCCGGACTCCACCCGCCCCTTCATCTGGGGAGGGTCATGACGAACACCCAGGTGGAAAACGGCTTGCCGGTCTGGGGATCAAGCAGCTTGGGGCCGGAACCGAAATCCACCTGGGCCGCTTCGCCGGGATCAAAGTCCAGCATTACCGTGGCTTGGGGGTTATCCCCCTTGAGGTCCTGGAGAAAACGTCTGACCGAGGAGTAACTACCGGTAAAGCCGTGTTCGCGCACCAGGGTCTGGTGCATGGCGGTGCCGTTGATCCCGGCCGCCTGCCAGGTCTTGAGCTGCTCCTGGTACGGCAGCAGCAGCGGCACCGCCGATTCACCCGGAGCCGGCAGCTTGATTACTTTGGCCAGCTCGGCATCATCCGGCAACTCCCGGGCGGGATCGAGCCAGCCCTGCTGCTGGGCCAAGGCCCGCAACTGCGCGGCCTTGCGACGGCCCATCAGCTTGGCCTTGGCGATCTGACGGTCGGACTGGCCCAACCGCATTTGGGTAAGAATTTGACGGTATTGAAACATCTCGAACCTCCTATTGGCCATCGGCTATCCCTCCTGAAAATGGATTTTTTCAGGAAGATATAGCCGATCCGCAGAAAGTCCGGGACCCGTTTATGAACTCAAGGGAAGGGGTGGCGCCATTAACTGATCCGCAAGTGGCTCCATTAGCTGATCACGCCATGGCTCCATTAAGCTGATCCTTAACTGGCTCCATTAGCTGATCACGAAGTGGCTCCATATGGGTGATCATTAACACCGACTACCTGTTGCAGCAGGGTGGACTTGCCGCAGCGGCGCCGGCCGTAAATTACCACCAGGGCCGGCTCCGCCCCGCCGATGGCGCTCTTCAGCCGGGCAATCTCCCGTTGTCTGTTTAAGAATTCAAGTCGCATCGCTCACTCTGTCGCCTCTCGGTAATTATGCATGTTGAACATAATGTTTGACATACATAAACAACAGGGATTAGTCAAGAATAGATATTTTTTGTCTTGTTTCAGCCCTCTTTGGGGCCTACAAGGCGTTGCCTGATAACCCGCTTACAGCTCCCAGAGTTTGCGCATGGGGACGGCGAGGAACTTTTTGTCTCCCAGGGGGAGTATATCTCTGCCGTTGTAAAGCAGCAGCCCGGCTTGAAAGTTTCGACCGCATTTTTCAGCCAGATGAGCAAGGCCCTGCCCGTCTTTATTATTCAAGGTCTCGGCGGCTTTAACCTCGATACCCCAGGTTTTGGCACCCCGGGTGACGACCATGTCCACTTCAACCTGGTCTTTGTCGCGGTAATGCCAAAAGCGTAGGTCCGGGTCCGTCCAGGCGGCCTGGGCGATGATCTGTTGGATCACGAACGATTCCAGCAGATGCCCCATTCGCTCCCTTTGCGCCAGCCAATCTTCCGCCTTTAAACCGGCCAGGGTCGCTGCCAGGCCGCTGTCGAGCAGGTGTACCTTGGGGGTTTTAATCAATCGTTTGGCATTATTACGATGCCAGGCCGGCAGGCGGCGCAGCAGGAAAAGTCGTTCCAGGATCGTTAAATAATGGTTCACGGTATCGCGGTGCAGGGCGAGTTCCTTGGCCAGGTTGCTGGCGTTGAGTAATTCGGCGCTGCGGAGGGCCAATAACTCCAGGAGACGTGTCACCTCCTCGGCGTTTTTCACTCTGGCTACGTCCTGGATGTCTCGTTCGATAATCGATTTCAGGTATTGCCGCCGCCACTGCCTGGCTCGGCCGGGCGAGCGCCGCAGTGGTTCAGGATACCCGCCCGCCACCAGCCGCTGGACCAGTGCAGGCCCTGTTGCTCCGCTTTTCGGTGGGGCCTGGATCTCCGGCTCAATCGCCCCAGAAAGGAAAGTTTGCAGAAAACGACCGGGCCGGCGCTCTTTTTCCGACTCCGTCAATGGTTGCAAATTGACAATTTCCAGGCGTCCGGCCAGGGATTCACTTACCTTTGGCAGCAGCAGGAGGTTGGCGGAGCCGGTCAGGAGAAAGCGCCCGGGGCGCCGATCACGATCCACGGCCTGTTTGATAACAGGCAATAGCTCGGGAGCTCGCTGTACCTCGTCAATGGTGATCTCTTCCGGCAAGCCGGCAATGAAACCGGCCGGATCATGGCGTGCAACCCGGTAATAGTTAGGTTCGTCCAAGCTGATAAAGGCGCGCTTGGGAAAGGTCTTTTCCGCCAGCGAGGTTTTTCCGCACTGCCGTGGCCCCAGCAGGCAGACTACCGGTGTGTCGGCCAATGCTTCCTTGATTACCGGTGCCAGGTTGCGCGGGAACCAGTGAGATGCTTCGTCCATCTGTTGCCCATGGTTTCGTCTGATTGTATAGTTACTGTCCGTCTAATTGTACATTAGTATATCGTCTGGCTGTTGTTTGTCAACCACGGCGACGAACAGCACGCACTGGCGGCGTTGCAGCAAAAGCAGCTTGGCGTGCCAGCCGCTCAGCGGGGATTCGCCCGCGTCGATGGCGGAAGGGGGCACCCCCCGCCGGCTTTTCAGCCGCCCGTCCGCATCACACGGCAGCTTGACCAGTAGTTTTTTGGTGCAGTGCAAGCGTATCATATGGCATCCGCTACGAGTTTTTCCGCATCGGGGATGCGGAGTTGGCC
This window encodes:
- a CDS encoding ATP-binding protein, giving the protein MRLEFLNRQREIARLKSAIGGAEPALVVIYGRRRCGKSTLLQQVVGVNDHPYGATS
- a CDS encoding DUF6933 domain-containing protein; the encoded protein is MIRLHCTKKLLVKLPCDADGRLKSRRGVPPSAIDAGESPLSGWHAKLLLLQRRQCVLFVAVVDKQQPDDILMYN
- a CDS encoding ATP-binding protein, which codes for MDEASHWFPRNLAPVIKEALADTPVVCLLGPRQCGKTSLAEKTFPKRAFISLDEPNYYRVARHDPAGFIAGLPEEITIDEVQRAPELLPVIKQAVDRDRRPGRFLLTGSANLLLLPKVSESLAGRLEIVNLQPLTESEKERRPGRFLQTFLSGAIEPEIQAPPKSGATGPALVQRLVAGGYPEPLRRSPGRARQWRRQYLKSIIERDIQDVARVKNAEEVTRLLELLALRSAELLNASNLAKELALHRDTVNHYLTILERLFLLRRLPAWHRNNAKRLIKTPKVHLLDSGLAATLAGLKAEDWLAQRERMGHLLESFVIQQIIAQAAWTDPDLRFWHYRDKDQVEVDMVVTRGAKTWGIEVKAAETLNNKDGQGLAHLAEKCGRNFQAGLLLYNGRDILPLGDKKFLAVPMRKLWEL